In the genome of Fulvivirga maritima, one region contains:
- a CDS encoding response regulator, whose translation MSEIAKTITILMADDDPDDRMLAQEALSENRLANDLHFVEDGEQLLDFLYQRGKYAESPRPGLILLDLNMPRMDGREALRHIKGDADLRRIPVIVLTTSKAEEDIVRSYDLGVNSFISKPVTFDELVDVTRKIGDYWFGIVELPKNAK comes from the coding sequence ATGTCAGAAATAGCTAAGACTATCACCATTTTAATGGCAGACGATGATCCGGATGATCGTATGCTGGCTCAGGAAGCCCTTTCCGAAAACAGACTGGCTAACGATTTACATTTTGTGGAGGATGGAGAACAATTATTAGACTTTTTGTATCAAAGAGGAAAGTATGCAGAATCTCCACGTCCAGGCTTAATATTACTGGATTTGAATATGCCTAGAATGGATGGGAGAGAAGCGCTCAGGCATATTAAAGGTGATGCCGACTTACGAAGAATTCCCGTTATAGTGCTCACCACCAGTAAGGCAGAAGAAGATATTGTAAGAAGTTATGACCTTGGGGTTAACTCTTTCATTTCTAAGCCTGTCACTTTCGATGAATTAGTAGATGTAACAAGGAAAATAGGTGATTATTGGTTTGGGATAGTGGAGCTGCCTAAAAATGCCAAATAG
- a CDS encoding sigma-54-dependent transcriptional regulator, which yields MEKILIIDDDNDICLLLNKFLTKKNYEVDYANTGEEGIRILKKKTFDLVISDYRLPDEDGISILRKIKIISPETAVIIITGYSDVRIAVQTLKHGAYDYVTKPLYPDEILVTVKEAIKQKKEQNDHEPAKGSSGAKKVSPNKKKNFVAGKSSQSEIVHKHITLIAPTDMSVIITGETGTGKEFVANEIHNKSKRVDKPFVAIDCGALPKELAGSELFGHMKGAFTGALADKPGSFEIANGGTLFLDEIGNLSYENQIKLLRVLQERKIKRVGGVKDLDIDVRVIAATNEDLKEAVRNGKFREDLYHRLNEFRIELSPLRERKPDILIFARHFLELANAQLDKNIEAFEPEVEEKLKNYYWHGNLRELQNVVKRAVLLCQSDKVSLECLPSEIISPDYLTASLSNGEPASTDVTNLKSVSENAERNAIISVLEKTGYNKTKAAEVLNIDRKTLYNKLKAYDINI from the coding sequence ATGGAGAAAATACTGATAATAGATGACGATAATGACATATGTCTGCTTCTTAATAAATTTTTAACCAAAAAGAACTATGAAGTAGACTACGCCAATACTGGTGAAGAGGGGATAAGAATACTTAAGAAAAAAACATTTGATCTGGTAATAAGTGACTACCGATTGCCAGATGAAGATGGTATAAGCATACTACGAAAAATAAAGATAATAAGCCCTGAAACTGCCGTAATCATCATTACCGGATACTCAGATGTGCGCATAGCCGTACAAACACTTAAGCATGGAGCTTATGATTATGTAACCAAACCTTTATATCCTGATGAAATTTTAGTTACCGTAAAGGAAGCTATAAAACAAAAGAAAGAGCAGAACGATCATGAGCCTGCCAAGGGGAGTTCAGGAGCTAAAAAAGTATCTCCTAATAAGAAGAAAAATTTTGTAGCAGGAAAGAGTAGCCAGTCAGAAATAGTACATAAGCATATTACGCTTATAGCACCTACTGATATGTCTGTAATCATAACCGGAGAAACAGGTACAGGAAAAGAGTTTGTAGCTAATGAAATTCATAATAAAAGTAAGCGTGTAGATAAGCCATTTGTGGCTATTGACTGTGGTGCGTTACCTAAAGAACTTGCTGGTAGTGAGTTGTTTGGTCATATGAAGGGAGCTTTTACTGGTGCTTTGGCAGATAAGCCAGGTAGTTTTGAAATAGCTAATGGAGGTACACTCTTCTTAGATGAAATAGGAAACCTATCTTACGAAAACCAGATCAAGCTTTTAAGAGTGTTGCAAGAGCGCAAAATTAAGCGTGTAGGTGGTGTGAAAGACCTGGATATAGATGTAAGAGTGATTGCCGCTACAAATGAAGACCTGAAAGAAGCTGTAAGAAACGGTAAATTTAGAGAAGACTTATACCATAGGCTTAATGAGTTTAGAATAGAGCTGTCTCCTTTGAGAGAAAGAAAGCCTGATATTCTGATTTTTGCTCGTCATTTCTTAGAATTGGCTAATGCCCAGTTAGATAAAAATATAGAAGCTTTTGAGCCTGAAGTAGAAGAGAAATTGAAGAATTACTACTGGCACGGAAACCTCAGAGAGCTTCAAAATGTAGTGAAAAGGGCTGTATTACTATGCCAGTCAGATAAGGTGAGTTTAGAATGCTTGCCATCAGAAATTATTTCTCCTGATTATCTTACCGCGTCTTTAAGTAATGGTGAGCCAGCTAGTACTGATGTAACCAATCTTAAATCTGTCTCAGAAAATGCTGAAAGAAATGCTATTATTAGCGTACTGGAAAAAACCGGTTACAATAAAACCAAAGCGGCAGAAGTTTTAAATATTGATAGAAAAACACTCTACAATAAGCTAAAAGCTTACGATATAAACATTTAA
- a CDS encoding CHASE3 domain-containing protein encodes MKSVKSFRVIFGLVVAIMLAISYLTYRSLNNMIQDAQDVEHTNVVMRELEKVISEVKDAESAHRGYQLTSDSAFLEPYFNSKWIALSKIDLVDSLVSDNARQKTRVDSLRELVINQYSIIENIIEDMSTKNQFEATENTLLAKGNKNMAAIRKQVDTMTDSEWKLLIARTNRQDYSSMVTPLLIFMSFILAIIAIAYLFTQLYKTLRIKVLAEHELENNLKQISQEVNEKMRARESLQKVMDSSPNGILFMEAIRENGEIVDFRYQLGNRAVERLLQRPLESFLGKTLLEEFPSALESGAYENYVDTTDRGIAHSMETFYNPNENHEIWIEESCVKLDDGCVITLVDTTVHKKANFIIEEGRKKFEAIFNNTFQYISLLDYRGVIMEANEAFLDFGGFEPEDLIGHNLWDVSLWIQSSKVTEDIREIFNKAQSGNFVREEVSLLDSEGITRTVDFSLKPIFNEGMVSLIVFEGRDITELKFAEEERSFVSQLNLIIADSSTFDEAVISVFEKISQRYNMDYAEVWLPFEGQMYLSELHYAVDDSFEELHTNNLRLDINKGEGMIGRVMNTLEMEFIEDISQATNEEFIKKHKAAEYGLKMVFAVPIIFNNELILTATFFSKDSSSDIDPLRRTILQVSSSIGALLIKKKVHDDLEKNNKILASAEHIANMGSWEWYLPKNSVKWSSGVYKIYDRPASFVPTYESFFVNHIHPEDLARVTEEIEKARTEITGYDIVFRLVGNGGTIKYIRALATYELDELGRLETFYGAIQDITQQKNFEYNLVIKNEELQKSNENLEQFAYVASHDLQEPLRKIRAFGDRLVTKYEAVLEEKGADYISRMQSAAARMQSLIDDLLKYSRVARNQEPFKPIILNELVDEVKGDLETRILETKATIDVGELPEIEGDSLQLRQLFQNLMSNALKFTPPERMPHIEVSANAITGTQVQKKYNFNVDSSKQFTEIKISDNGIGFDKKYSDRIFNIFERLHGRNEFQGTGIGLAICLKVVQNHNGLISADSVEGEGATFTIVLPLK; translated from the coding sequence ATGAAATCAGTTAAATCTTTTAGGGTCATATTTGGGTTGGTAGTGGCTATAATGCTGGCCATATCATATCTTACTTATAGAAGTTTGAATAACATGATCCAGGATGCACAAGATGTAGAGCACACCAATGTGGTGATGAGAGAACTGGAAAAAGTTATTTCTGAAGTTAAAGATGCTGAATCGGCTCATAGAGGCTATCAGCTTACCTCTGACTCTGCCTTTCTAGAGCCTTATTTTAATAGTAAATGGATAGCCTTATCTAAGATAGACCTTGTAGATAGCTTGGTAAGTGATAATGCAAGGCAGAAAACTAGGGTTGATAGTCTTAGGGAGCTTGTAATTAATCAGTACAGCATCATAGAAAATATCATTGAGGATATGTCTACTAAGAATCAGTTTGAAGCGACTGAAAATACACTTCTTGCAAAAGGCAACAAGAATATGGCGGCTATTCGTAAGCAGGTAGATACAATGACTGATAGTGAATGGAAGCTATTAATAGCACGTACTAATCGCCAGGATTATAGTAGTATGGTTACCCCTCTGCTCATTTTTATGAGTTTTATACTGGCCATAATAGCTATAGCCTATCTATTTACGCAGCTATATAAAACCTTAAGAATAAAAGTGCTGGCAGAGCATGAATTAGAGAATAACCTTAAGCAAATAAGCCAAGAGGTAAATGAAAAAATGAGAGCCAGAGAGTCATTACAAAAAGTAATGGACAGCTCTCCTAATGGTATTCTATTTATGGAAGCAATCCGTGAAAACGGTGAAATAGTAGATTTCCGCTATCAGCTGGGTAACCGTGCGGTAGAAAGATTATTACAAAGGCCATTAGAAAGCTTTTTAGGAAAAACTCTGCTAGAAGAATTTCCTTCAGCTCTGGAGTCTGGTGCTTATGAAAACTATGTTGATACCACAGACAGGGGAATAGCTCATAGCATGGAGACATTTTACAATCCTAATGAAAATCATGAAATATGGATTGAAGAAAGTTGCGTAAAGCTAGATGATGGTTGTGTTATCACCCTTGTAGACACCACCGTGCATAAAAAGGCCAATTTTATTATAGAAGAAGGACGTAAAAAGTTTGAAGCTATTTTCAATAACACCTTTCAGTATATCAGTTTATTAGATTACCGAGGCGTTATAATGGAAGCGAATGAAGCCTTCTTAGATTTTGGAGGCTTCGAACCGGAAGATTTGATAGGGCATAATCTGTGGGATGTTTCTTTGTGGATACAATCTTCAAAAGTAACAGAAGATATCAGGGAAATATTTAATAAGGCGCAAAGCGGAAATTTTGTTAGAGAAGAGGTGAGCTTGCTTGATAGTGAAGGAATCACGCGTACGGTTGACTTCTCTTTAAAACCAATTTTTAATGAAGGAATGGTGTCTTTAATTGTATTTGAAGGCAGAGATATTACTGAATTGAAATTTGCTGAAGAAGAACGTTCCTTCGTATCTCAGCTTAACCTAATTATTGCAGACTCAAGCACTTTCGATGAGGCGGTAATCAGCGTGTTTGAGAAAATAAGTCAGCGATATAATATGGATTATGCTGAAGTGTGGCTGCCATTTGAAGGGCAAATGTACTTATCAGAGTTACACTATGCTGTTGATGACTCTTTTGAAGAGTTACATACCAATAATTTAAGGCTGGATATTAATAAAGGGGAGGGGATGATTGGCCGTGTTATGAACACCCTGGAGATGGAGTTTATAGAAGATATTTCTCAAGCCACTAATGAGGAGTTCATTAAAAAGCACAAAGCCGCTGAATATGGACTGAAGATGGTGTTTGCCGTGCCTATTATATTTAATAATGAACTTATCCTTACCGCTACTTTCTTTTCTAAAGATAGCTCTTCTGACATAGATCCACTTAGAAGAACTATTTTGCAAGTATCATCATCAATAGGGGCATTATTAATTAAAAAGAAAGTTCATGATGATTTAGAGAAGAATAATAAAATTCTGGCCTCTGCAGAGCACATTGCTAACATGGGTAGCTGGGAGTGGTATTTGCCTAAAAATTCAGTAAAATGGTCTTCTGGAGTGTATAAAATTTATGATAGACCTGCTTCTTTTGTTCCTACCTACGAGAGTTTCTTTGTTAACCATATCCATCCGGAAGATTTAGCAAGGGTTACGGAAGAAATAGAAAAAGCACGAACCGAAATTACTGGTTATGATATTGTATTCAGGCTGGTGGGTAATGGCGGCACTATAAAATATATAAGAGCACTAGCCACCTATGAATTAGATGAACTGGGCCGTTTAGAAACATTTTATGGTGCTATTCAAGATATTACTCAGCAAAAGAATTTTGAATATAATCTGGTTATTAAAAATGAAGAGTTACAGAAGTCAAATGAAAACCTTGAGCAGTTTGCCTATGTGGCTTCGCATGATTTGCAGGAGCCTTTAAGAAAGATTCGCGCCTTTGGTGATAGATTGGTGACTAAATATGAAGCCGTGCTGGAGGAAAAAGGAGCCGATTACATCAGTAGAATGCAAAGTGCAGCGGCTCGTATGCAGTCTTTGATAGATGATTTACTGAAATATTCAAGAGTAGCCAGAAATCAGGAGCCATTTAAGCCTATTATACTCAACGAGCTTGTAGATGAGGTGAAAGGAGATTTGGAAACTCGCATATTAGAAACAAAAGCTACAATAGATGTAGGCGAATTACCAGAAATAGAGGGTGATAGCTTACAGTTAAGACAGCTGTTCCAAAACCTGATGAGTAATGCTCTAAAATTTACTCCGCCGGAAAGAATGCCACACATTGAAGTGAGTGCAAATGCCATTACTGGCACACAAGTTCAAAAGAAATATAATTTTAATGTCGATTCTTCTAAACAATTTACGGAAATAAAGATTAGTGATAATGGAATAGGCTTTGATAAAAAGTATTCTGATAGAATTTTCAATATCTTTGAGCGTTTGCATGGTAGGAATGAATTTCAGGGAACAGGTATAGGCTTAGCTATATGCTTAAAAGTGGTTCAAAATCACAATGGCCTTATTTCCGCTGATAGTGTAGAAGGAGAAGGAGCAACATTTACAATAGTATTACCTTTAAAATAA